A region of the Pungitius pungitius chromosome 8, fPunPun2.1, whole genome shotgun sequence genome:
taaaTGAAGTTGTTGAGTCATTTTGTCTGATTACTTTTCCCTCTATTTATTGTTCAAATATGTTCTAATAAATCATAGTATCATTACATATGAGACCAATATTTATACAAACCAGctcttttctgcttcttttttctcaTCTTTCCAGCAGCCAGGAGAGCCTGACCCTGCTGTAGAGGATCTGTACCAAAGATGTCCTTCAAATCTGGCGCCCTGGATGCAGCATCATTTGAGGGGAGGTCAGTCTTCACCCTCTGAGATTTTATCTCTACAGTCATTGGTCCAAACTATTTTGAGCAGAAAGAAAAGTTAAAATAGACACAACTATCTAATTGCATAAAGCATACCGTTTTCAATGTAACACTTAAGCTGGGAGAGCCCATTTCACACCTCTGGTTTGTGGCCATCTTCCATAGATTTAGTTTTGTCTTTAAACTCAGGCTCTTCCAAGAACCCTCCCACCATTTCCAGGTCAGACGGTGGCTCACCCTGGCCACCTTGTGTCATCCCAGTGTTTTCCATGCAAAATCCCATTTGGATATCAGGACAAGATGATTCTGAAAGACAGCAAGAAGCATATTCAGCTTTGGAAGAACCACTGCTTCTTTGGGACGTTTCAACAGAACGCATCACATAATGTTCCCACTTAAATCCACTGTAAACATCAGATTTATGATCTAACGCTGCCCTTGGAACTACTGTAAAATCCAGACTATAAGCTGCTACTTTTTCCCCACGATTTGAACCCTGCAGCTTATACAACGGTGCGGgtaatgtatcatttttttaCTGGCTAAGGCGCAAGAGCGAGATAATTTTGTTCATATCAATCATATTCAAACACTCATCATGGAAAATACATGTAGGAATGCATATGATTTAGCATTTAAGTTACGGGCAACCAATCTGGCTGTCGGAGAAGGAAACAGACGTTGTAGACGGCAATGTGAAGAACTTACTCAATGTAAAAAGATGACAAAAGTTTTCagaagaaataaaagcagatgTCCCCAACTTGAAAACGTTCTTGAAGACTGGGTGAAGACAAGGGTGTAACCAtgcattctttgggggggggtgtcatgtcccccccaatattgagaaaataccaatccctccacccccaatatacagcagaaaatatgttaaATGTATATGTTCTCTTTTCAATGGATCGGTCTCTTGGCTCGTTAGTGAGACTTTGCAGCGCGGTTCTCGCACACAGCTGCCGGGCATCTTTCTCTGCAACGCGCGCTCACAGCGAAATACTAGAAGAACTTTAGCTGCTGGTACGGAGTGACAGAGAAATTTCTACATCCTCcgtgttgtgcttcacggagacctggctctATGGATCGATGCTGGGCTTCAAGCTGCTCTGAGCGGCCCGCGACTCGGAGccctccggcaagacgaagggtggaggaatctgcttctacgccaacatcagctggtgcaacgacgcgacagtgatccaacaacactgttctcccgacgttaaatcttttaaaacccttttactccccaATGAGTTTGCtgcattcatcctggtcggtgccGCAGTCGAGACATTGCAGGAGGCGCAGCGGACACTCGCTGACCAGATACGGCGTTTGAAGCGAACGAACCTGGACTCCTTAGGCCTTAgtccttggggactttaacaaaggaaatctcagccatgaacttcctagGTACAGTAAGTCCTAATGCCCacccagagaggagaacaccctggatcactgttacaccacaccaGCCAAATAcccgcttaaaaaaaaagatggaagggtattcatttggaccccccccccccaatgtctaaaccatggttacgcccttgggTGAACACAGAGAGCAGACAGCCGTGGTGATTCCACCGTGCAGATCCGACTGAAAGTCAAAACAATCGCCACCGCCGTTTTTtatgcactaaaaaaaaaaaaaaaaaaattaaaaagaaaaaagtatcaTCCTTCTGTGTAAATATCTCATGTTGCGGCTTAGACAGGTGCAGCAAATATGTACAGATGCAGGTGGTGCGGCTTACATTCAGGTGCGCTCTATTGTCTGTAAATTACGGTACTTTACCAAACAAAAAAGCCCATTGACAAAGAAGCCTGAGGTTTGTCCTAAAAACTGGGACAACATTCTCCACACTGAGTAACTTTTACCTGCAAGAACCTTCTGATTTCCCTTTTCCAGCTCATCCCAGTCAAAAGCTTTACCCATCTCAGTGATAATCTCAGCGCTGACGTGTGTGGGAAGGGTGTGTGTCTCCGGAGGGTGTGTAAAGTAGCTGATCCTCCCCCTAAACAACATAGCATTTTGAAATTAGCACAGTGTTGTGACCTAGTTGATTGTCATTTGTAAGAACTTTCAAACTTAAAATTGTAACTCACCCTGTCCAATCCATCAGCACACTCTTTGCTGCTTTGTCGGTGTCAGGCAGACCTCCCTTTCGGAGCTTGCCTTGGCGTCGAGCAAGCATTGCCAAGAACTCCAGAGCTGTGTGAAAGTCTGTAACCCCGTAGTGCTCCATGATCTGTACATGCAGCAAAATCAGTCACTGCAGTGTGCAAAAGACACCATTAggcaaaacagaaatggggTTGCGCCGACATGACATACCTCCGCCTTGTTGCAGCGTCGGAGGATGGCTTCAACGGGCCCAAGAGGATCAACGAGCTGTTCAATCTTCACGCAGTTGCGAAGAATCATTGCGGCATCCGTCGTTGATGTCGCCATGACGATTCCGGGGCAATCGAGAAGCTTAATGTGCTTGTCCAAATGCACCTGTTGAAGGCACCTGAAAACCACCAAACCCATCAGCAAGACTGGAAGTGGACCAGCAGGATTTCAGCATCAACAGCTTACGGCGTACTTACTTGGTGACACCAGGAGTGGCGCCGACATTACATGCTCGCGCCCGTTTCAAACTGTTGATCAAACTACTCTTTCCCACGTTAGGAAATCCTAGAAAACAAGACGGGGCAAATTATTTCGTTGTTAGACAACCTCGCCACTTGCAAAGACAGGACCTGGTGTGTCGCCGGACATGGTGCTTACCTACAACACCGACTGTGATGGCTGTCTTTATGTCGAGGTTGCGGCAGTAGTTGCCAAGTAGCTTCATCAAGCAATCTGCACCAATACAAGCGCTGGTGCTGAGAAGCTCTGTGGTGGCTTGTGTCACTGGTATGTTACTGCGTTTCTGTCCATGGAAAGAGACAGTAGAAATAATGTGATCTTATGCCAATCCATTGCTTAAATCTCAATTAGCATTTCTAGATGATCaaagtatacattttaaaatgcgtACCAAGTTCTTGTTTTGTTGCTGAGTAGATGCTTTGAAAGCTACTGTGGGAAACTCATTTCGGAGAAATTTTATCCACTTTTCCACAATTTCCTTTGACACCAAATCTATGCGAATCAAAAGCATTCAAAGTAAATGCATAGAGTAAATAAAACTATCTTTCTTGTCATCCGATGATTTTATGGAAATACAGATTATCctgaaaataaatactttcaGAATGAATTGAGATCACATACCGATTTTATTAAGCACTAAAACGATCTTC
Encoded here:
- the gnl3l gene encoding guanine nucleotide-binding protein-like 3-like protein, with amino-acid sequence MSKAKQKRAKRLGFLGKLKTKDGQKDYASGQIKNSEQSSTQHVKEHRKPEEIRKHRLQELQDRQKLSRERDLMKRRNLQSFQNDILQRQRDFEQKEMDMQSLVKNVNFENENSRKAYYREFKKVVEASDVILEVLDARDPLGCRCPQVEQAVIQSGTNKKIVLVLNKIDLVSKEIVEKWIKFLRNEFPTVAFKASTQQQNKNLKRSNIPVTQATTELLSTSACIGADCLMKLLGNYCRNLDIKTAITVGVVGFPNVGKSSLINSLKRARACNVGATPGVTKCLQQVHLDKHIKLLDCPGIVMATSTTDAAMILRNCVKIEQLVDPLGPVEAILRRCNKAEIMEHYGVTDFHTALEFLAMLARRQGKLRKGGLPDTDKAAKSVLMDWTGGRISYFTHPPETHTLPTHVSAEIITEMGKAFDWDELEKGNQKVLAESSCPDIQMGFCMENTGMTQGGQGEPPSDLEMVGGFLEEPEFKDKTKSMEDGHKPEFGPMTVEIKSQRVKTDLPSNDAASRAPDLKDIFGTDPLQQGQALLAAGKMRKKKQKRADKIATKLSDTLTAAMDFSFSDN